The following coding sequences are from one Musa acuminata AAA Group cultivar baxijiao chromosome BXJ2-4, Cavendish_Baxijiao_AAA, whole genome shotgun sequence window:
- the LOC135611287 gene encoding protein TIFY 5A-like: MEMVDLRLRLGSSSGGGDDDEPSTASCNSRVARLFESSREYQQQQQITLLYEGRICACDVTEMQARAIIAMAKREMDGHMKKTTQAHRQPIESSLPPSSPRPVERLLINPELSMKRSLQRFLHKRKSRLHALCPYGHGPQNLYSIKS, translated from the exons ATGGAGATGGTGGACCTCCGACTTCGTCTCGGCAGCAGCAGTGGTGGCGGCGATGACGACGAGCCCAGCACAGCCAGCTGTAACAGCAG GGTGGCGAGATTGTTCGAAAGCTCAAGAGaataccagcagcagcagcagattaCCTTGTTGTACGAAGGTCGAATCTGTGCCTGCGATGTGACAGAGATGCAG GCGAGAGCAATCATCGCCATGGCCAAGCGAGAGATGGATGGCCACATGAAGAAGACGACCCAAGCACACCGGCAACCGATAGAGTCATCCCTGCCGCCATCGTCTCCTCGTCCCGTGGAGCGGCTGCTCATCAACCCCGAGCTCTCGATGAAGCGATCACTGCAGCGGTTCCTTCACAAGAGGAAGTCCAGATTACATGCTCTCTGTCCTTACGGCCACGGACCGCAAAACTTGTACTCCATCAAGTCCTAG
- the LOC103982254 gene encoding F-box protein At5g46170, with amino-acid sequence MSSSGALGELYFEGFRTLCRAPAVEVAAKEEEGIDHFDRLPDSVLLVIFNRISDVKALGRCCVVSRRFHALALLVDDVVVRVDCVISDDPSSSPGAAGGAVSDKPRGVFSHLARLVLGGLVKPLQALSQILSASSCTDATAVSAAAGKSASASPSEASHHSPTEVLKNFKEVRRLRIELPDGELGVDGGVLLKWRADFGSTLDSCVILGASSAVSSSSMPLRSPDPEPNPSFQDACGGDDCGSIPDSFYTDGSLKRRVVWTISSLIAASARHYLLHPIVANHETLESLDLTDADGQGVLTMDRRQLQELRTKPVTASGSSQRTLLPALSMRLWYAHQLELPGGMVLKGTTLLAIRPSEERTREAVGGAGGSFGFSDGYWVSDAFEEPYRTAATMLMKRRTYSLEMNSF; translated from the coding sequence ATGTCGTCCTCCGGTGCCCTGGGGGAGCTGTATTTCGAGGGGTTTCGGACGCTCTGTCGGGCGCCGGCGGTGGAGGTGGCAGCGAAGGAGGAGGAAGGGATTGACCACTTCGACCGGTTGCCCGACTCGGTGCTGCTTGTGATCTTCAACCGAATCAGCGATGTCAAGGCTCTGGGGCGGTGCTGCGTCGTCTCGCGCCGCTTCCACGCCCTCGCCCTCCTCGTCGACGACGTCGTCGTCCGCGTCGACTGCGTCATCTCCGACGACCCGTCCTCCTCCCCCGGCGCGGCCGGCGGCGCCGTGTCCGACAAACCCCGCGGCGTCTTCTCCCACCTCGCCCGCCTCGTCCTCGGCGGCCTCGTCAAGCCTCTTCAGGCCCTCAGCCAAATCCTTTCCGCCTCCTCCTGCACGGATGCCACCGCCGTCTCCGCTGCCGCCGGGAAGTCCGCCTCGGCGTCCCCGTCCGAGGCCTCTCACCATTCCCCGACGGAGGTCTTGAAGAACTTTAAGGAAGTCCGACGCCTCCGCATCGAGCTCCCCGACGGCGAGCTCGGTGTCGACGGCGGCGTCCTCCTGAAGTGGAGGGCGGACTTCGGGTCCACCCTCGATAGCTGCGTCATCCTCGGCGCCTCCTCGGCGGTCTCCTCGTCTTCGATGCCCCTCAGATCGCCAGACCCTGAACCAAATCCTAGTTTCCAGGACGCCTGTGGTGGTGATGACTGCGGGAGCATCCCGGACTCCTTCTACACCGATGGGAGCTTGAAGCGCAGGGTGGTGTGGACTATCAGCTCACTGATCGCCGCTTCGGCGCGGCATTACCTTCTCCATCCGATCGTGGCCAACCACGAGACATTAGAGAGCTTAGATCTGACGGATGCTGATGGGCAGGGGGTGCTGACAATGGACCGGCGGCAGCTGCAAGAACTACGGACGAAGCCGGTGACGGCTTCGGGGAGCTCACAACGGACCCTTTTGCCGGCGCTAAGCATGCGCCTGTGGTACGCCCACCAGCTGGAGCTGCCCGGCGGGATGGTGTTGAAGGGCACGACTTTGTTGGCTATCAGACCAAGTGAGGAGCGGACGAGGGAGGCAGTCGGCGGTGCTGGTGGATCCTTTGGGTTCTCGGATGGCTACTGGGTCTCAGATGCATTCGAAGAGCCATACCGGACGGCGGCTACGATGCTAATGAAGAGGAGGACTTACAGCCTTGAGATGAATTCCTTCTga